The sequence GTGCCGGGAAAATAGCCCGTCCGCTTGGGCTTTTCATAGGTTTCGAAATAGAGTGGGGAGGTGCAAACGCAATTCCCGTTGCATACATATTCGTATAGGCCGGACTCTGATACGTTTGTGGCCAGTCCTTAATGCTCCATTCATCAAATGGTTTTGGATTGTAGTCGGCATCCACTTTCATAAAACCGTTGGGTGCAAATACTGTCGCGGTAATGTCTTCACCCTGCTTGTCGAAAGCTTTAAACGGTTGTCCCGAGAAACCGGGGATGAGCATGGCAAAATCAAACTCAATGGTTTTCTCGTCACCGTCTAATGTTTCGTAATATGCCTTTCCAGGATCTACTTTATAAACTCCGGCTCGTTTTATCCATTTAATATTATTCTCGGCAAACACCGATTCGGTAAACACTTTGGTAGAGGTTACATAACCCCCGCGTTTTACAAAAGCGCCACCCATTCCAAAATCGCCCACCTCGTATTCGTTCGATATCCAGGTAATTTCAGCCAGGTGTAGCAGTTTGCGGCGTTTTAGTTCGAAAGCAATATTAAGTGCGTACTCAAAAGCCGCTCCCTGGCAAGTGGCCATCGGGTGACCGGTGCCAATGAGGAAACGCTGCTTTTCTCCCTTCTTCATTTTCTCAATGCTTTTCTCCAGCTCTTCCCAGGCGTGGGCAGCATGATCGTATGAACATACGGAAACCGTGTTTTTGCCCGGCCCCAAACCTTCTGTACCACCAAAATTAAGTTTTGGACCAGTGGCATTTACAAGGTAATCGTACTCCACTTTACCGGTTTCGCCGCGTTTATCTTCCGATGTATATTCAATATCTACAAACGGCATTTCCGACGAGGTGTCACCCTCGGGATGAATGGCTGTTGCCTTGGCTTGGTGAAACTCGATGCCCCAGCGTTTATACACTTTTTGTAGTTTAAAACGAACCTGGTCGACACTCATTCGGCCAACGCCTACCCAAATATTCGATGGTATCCATTGGTAATACTGGCTTGGAGATACAACAATAACGTCGTGTTTTTTACCCAATTGTTTTTTTAGAAATGCTGCTGCGGTATGTCCGGAAATTCCCGCACCCAGAACGACTACTTTCATAAGGTCAGATTTTTTTTGTTTTGCTATTTAAACAAAATTTTATCTATGAAAGTTTCATGAAATTGCCGTGTAATTTTGTGTTATTAAGCAGTTTGTGTGATTGTAGTTACATCGAATTATGAAACAGGTGGTAAACATTTGGTCTCTTTAAGCTTGCAAACTACGTGATGTTTGTTTTCGCTGTAAATGCACAAAAGTCCTGAATTCTTAATCTTTTCAATGGTTTTGGTGCGTGGCTGATGCCCGTCTTCAATAACAATTATTCCGTGATACATAACAATGCGTGCCAGTTCGCGAATCAGTTCGGTGGGGTGTTCAATCATATGAAACATGTCGAGGGCGTAAACCACATCGGCAATGCGGTTAGGTATGGCGCACGAATAACCGTCGGCCAGAATGGCTTCTACGTTGGAGAGTGCATGCTTTTCAATTTTCCGGTTTACATTGCTAATGGCCATGGGATGAATGTCGACGGCGAAAACCCTTCCGTTGGAACCAACCGTTTCCGAAGCATTCTTTATGTAACGTGCCGGTCCGCAGCCGTAGTCAACTACAATCTGACCCTCTTTTATTGGCAGGCGGCTAAAATTGCGCTCCGACTGCCCGGCGAACAGATCGCTGAGCTTCATCAGAAAAGTCATCATTTTAAAAAACAGGTTTGGAATATTTTCGCGGCCATTGCCGGTAATTCTATTGCTGATGGTGGTGTGTGTAGTTTCCATTTCTTGTTTTGTTAATTGTTTTTGGCTGAAACAAAGGTAGATAAGTCTGTGGAAAAGAAATTGTTTTTTTGCTGAACGGGGGAGTTTTATCGGTGAACGGGTAGTGTGGAGCTGTTTTTTTTCGGTGAGATTGCTTGTCCGCCAGCCGGCGTATCGCAATGACACTGTGCTGCAGTAAAATAGGGCAGCAGACAATGAACTAATTCATTCAGGCACAATTGTCAGTTGTTCGCCGCCTTACACACATAATAAATGTGTCATTGCGATACCGATGAGTGAAACGAATCGGGAGAGGTAACCTTCTTTTCGAAAAGGAGGATGAGCAATGAGAGGAAGAAATATACAATCTGTCAGATTTTGCTTTTTAAACATAGGATAACTACATTTATTTCACTAAAATTTAAACCGTTGAATGCGCACCCTGAAATGGTTAGAATTCCCACGATTAACAGTAAAAAATGAAAAAGACAATAATTAAGTATTTGATTCTGATATCGTTTATGATATCAGGATGTTCAGCCGATCTAAAAACCAAAGAGATTGCCAAAACTAACCTGAAAGAGCATTCGACAGTTTTAATTGAAAATGCCTTCGACCTTCGTTATGTCGAGAATCATTCAGTTGCTTTTGGCTTCCTGGGATCAATTAAAAAAAGTATCAGGCTGCCGTTAATTTTCCTGTTAACTATTTCTGCATCAATGTTTGCATTTGTAATGATCTGGAAAATGAAGAATAAGCAATTCAGATTATTGCTGCCTTTTTTTATACTGATTGGCGGGGCTTATGGAAATATTTTAGATAGGATCTTTAATGGCTTTGTAACCGACTTTTTTCATGTACACTACTTTTATGAATATAATTTTCCGGTTTTTAATGTAGCCGATATATTGGTAAACATTGCCGTTTTTCTGATAATTATTCAGTGGAAAGATTTTAAACCAATCTTCGAGAATATGCTGGGTGAAAACCCAGAACCATTGATCAAGTAAACACACTAATTGAGTATGCGACCAAAACAATTAATTGAAGAATGGGTAAAAGTTTTTAATGAAGGAAATGCCGAAAGAATCGCAAACTTTTATCATGCCGACGCTACAAATCACCAGGTGGCCAACGAGCCTGTTGTTGGAAAAGCGGCGATTCGCGAAATGTTTGAAAACGAATTTAGCCAGGCTGAAATGACCTGTATCGTCGAAAATATTTTTGAGGATAACAATTGGGGAATACTCGAATGGAAAGATCCGAATGGATTAAGAGGTTGTGGTTTTTTTCAGATTACCGATGGAAAAATAAAATTTCAACGTGGCTACTGGGATAAACTGTCGTTTCTGCGCTTTAATCCCCTTCCCATCCCGCACGAGTAGATTTTAAAGTTTGATTGCGACCGGTGTATTATGAAACTTTGGAATTAAATTTATACTACCGTAACCCGACTAGGTAAATAGTGATACCAATCCTTTTACATAAATCGAAAAAGCGTTATTACAATTCAAACACTAAAAACAATTAACCATGAAAGTAAATCTTTTGATTCTTATTTCATTGCTGGTGCTCAGTGGTTGCAGCAAATCTGATTGGCATGAGGACTACGAAGTGTTAAAGCTGCGGTACAATGGAAAATATGAACTGCTGTCGTCTTATTCCGACGAAGCTGTCGACCTGAATATGGATGGTGTTTATTCCACCTATCTGCCTGCGGAAAACCCGGAGATAGAAAGAGCTGCATTAATAATAAAAATCATTCCGGATGATAGAACAACAGAATCCGGCAAACACATATTTGATGAAATGTGGCCGGATGCACACGTTGTGCATAGAGGTGAAGAGGTAAGCGATACAGCACGTCATCAGGATTCTTATTTTATCATGTATGCCATGAAACTGCATGGGTGCAGATGTCAGTTTGTAGATAATAACGCTACTATCCTGTTGGATGAACCATACCTTGAGGAGTCAAGCGCATTAATCAGTTTCGATTCAATTGATGTGGATGAAAATGGTATTATAACACTGGTTACCCGGCGTAAGCTTTATACCAATGATGGATGGGTTGAAACACAAATTACCTCGAAATACAAACGCTATACAACTCATACATAAATCCGGCCTTAGTAATCCGAAGTTTTGAAAAAAAATTCATTGCTGAGGCGAATGGTTTACTCAATAACGGACACTTATACAAATTGAAATTAACAGCGAAAGGCCGTCCGAAAATATTCCGAAACGGCCTTTGTAAAACCTCATGTTGTGATTTATTATTTGATTGCAAAAAGCTTTGCCAGATCTTCGTGAGCCTCAATGCTTTTAATATGTTCCGTCAGGCTTGCATCCATAAGGTTCAAATCGCCTCCCAATTCTTTAAACCGATCGACATATGCCTGTGCAGCATTCTCATTTCCCTGGTCCATTTCGCACAGTGCCAACATATATAATGCAGCCTGATCATAAGGACGGTAGCGAATGGCCAGTTCGAATTGTTTAATGGCTTTTTTAGCTTTTCGGTCGAAGAATAATTTCTCGGAACCCTTAGTGAAATAATTCCGGGCAATTTCAGTAAAATCACGTCGTTCTGCCGATTTTTCTGTCATGCCTAATTTAATTTTAACAGCAATTTCTTTTTCCATGGCAACCGGAACACCATTGTTTTTCCCCGGTACCCACATGTAATCGGTTTCTTCAATAATATTGGTAATAAGCCTGTCTACTGTCGACGAAACACTGTTTACTACCTCAACGTCTGATACCCTGCCATCGGTATTAATAACAAACTTTACAACTTCGGTGCCTTCAACGGTCTTTCCAAACTCTGGGTTGTATTCAAAGTTTTGGGAGATGTAGGCTTTAAGCGAATTTGCATTTTCAGGTTGAGTGTACTTCACTGCAGTAAATTTTGGAGGTGTAACTTCTACATCGTGCATCATGTAAGGAGGCACTGTTTCTTGGGCATGAGCAAATATGGCTGCTAACATGCATACGAATAAAATTTTAATTGTTTTCATGACTTTGAGCTTTAATAGTTTTCAATTCTTACAAGTTCATTCTTCTTCTCTCTAATTGTTTTCTGTTGTTTCTATATTTCTGTTTTCTCTGTTCTAATTCAGCAGCAAAAACAATTTATACAAATGCTTTTGGCATAACTACTCTTATAAAATTAAATGGGTTTAGTGTGTTCGTTTTGTCCTTCAAATGCGGTTCATCGACTTCTTACATACAAATTTATGGCAGGAATTGATGCAAGTGTTATCAATTTTGATTCAAAAAAAGGCAATTAAAGACCAATAGGTGTTTTAATATAGGATTTATACATTTTCAAGTTCCAATTGGTAGAACGACGGTTTTATA comes from uncultured Draconibacterium sp. and encodes:
- a CDS encoding FAD/NAD(P)-binding oxidoreductase, which encodes MKVVVLGAGISGHTAAAFLKKQLGKKHDVIVVSPSQYYQWIPSNIWVGVGRMSVDQVRFKLQKVYKRWGIEFHQAKATAIHPEGDTSSEMPFVDIEYTSEDKRGETGKVEYDYLVNATGPKLNFGGTEGLGPGKNTVSVCSYDHAAHAWEELEKSIEKMKKGEKQRFLIGTGHPMATCQGAAFEYALNIAFELKRRKLLHLAEITWISNEYEVGDFGMGGAFVKRGGYVTSTKVFTESVFAENNIKWIKRAGVYKVDPGKAYYETLDGDEKTIEFDFAMLIPGFSGQPFKAFDKQGEDITATVFAPNGFMKVDADYNPKPFDEWSIKDWPQTYQSPAYTNMYATGIAFAPPHSISKPMKSPSGRAIFPAPPRTGMPSGVIGKIVAQNISEGIKKGTFEHKHTANMGRMGAACIVSAGYSMTKGLGATMTVSPVVPDWEKYPEWGRNINSTVGEIGTAGHWIKLFLHYMFLHKAKGYPFWWLLPE
- a CDS encoding methyltransferase domain-containing protein — protein: METTHTTISNRITGNGRENIPNLFFKMMTFLMKLSDLFAGQSERNFSRLPIKEGQIVVDYGCGPARYIKNASETVGSNGRVFAVDIHPMAISNVNRKIEKHALSNVEAILADGYSCAIPNRIADVVYALDMFHMIEHPTELIRELARIVMYHGIIVIEDGHQPRTKTIEKIKNSGLLCIYSENKHHVVCKLKETKCLPPVS
- the lspA gene encoding signal peptidase II: MKKTIIKYLILISFMISGCSADLKTKEIAKTNLKEHSTVLIENAFDLRYVENHSVAFGFLGSIKKSIRLPLIFLLTISASMFAFVMIWKMKNKQFRLLLPFFILIGGAYGNILDRIFNGFVTDFFHVHYFYEYNFPVFNVADILVNIAVFLIIIQWKDFKPIFENMLGENPEPLIK
- a CDS encoding nuclear transport factor 2 family protein — translated: MRPKQLIEEWVKVFNEGNAERIANFYHADATNHQVANEPVVGKAAIREMFENEFSQAEMTCIVENIFEDNNWGILEWKDPNGLRGCGFFQITDGKIKFQRGYWDKLSFLRFNPLPIPHE
- a CDS encoding energy transducer TonB, giving the protein MKTIKILFVCMLAAIFAHAQETVPPYMMHDVEVTPPKFTAVKYTQPENANSLKAYISQNFEYNPEFGKTVEGTEVVKFVINTDGRVSDVEVVNSVSSTVDRLITNIIEETDYMWVPGKNNGVPVAMEKEIAVKIKLGMTEKSAERRDFTEIARNYFTKGSEKLFFDRKAKKAIKQFELAIRYRPYDQAALYMLALCEMDQGNENAAQAYVDRFKELGGDLNLMDASLTEHIKSIEAHEDLAKLFAIK